The Bacteroidia bacterium sequence TGGCTTCAGGAGCTGTGTATTTTAGCATTACAGGAAACTCGAAATAACGAAGTTCCACATCTCGCGTTACACTAAGATTATCTTTTACTTCTTCATAGCTCTGCCCCTGCAATGAATAATTCGCTTCTATCTGGAATCCAAAAAAGTCAACGAAATTGTATCCTAATACAAAGCCTGCGGTATAGCCCACCGTGGGCGCGTATTCATACTCCGGATCTCCGTACGTATTTTGATTCATAATAAAGCGTAATTTACCCGCCCCTTCAGCTCCTATATGCAGGCCCTGTTGGGCATTAGCAAAAGTGTAGGAGTTCATCATCAACAGTAGCAGTGCAATTTTTTTCATCTTAATCGAAAGTTTTTGTGAATTTTTCAATGAATCTAAAACAGTATTTTCCGGTAGTGTGTTTAAAAAAAGTAAGTATTTTTACTGTACGCAGTTGCTTTCCCTTGATTGTCTTTCTGTCCGGTCATTTTGTGAGCGGAAGTCTTTGGGCACAAAATATTGAATGGTCTGAAGCCCGCAGGTTGAATAAGAACCAGATCCACACAGACATTATCGGGAGCGATGAAAACGGCATTCTGCTGAGGCGCTACAATCCGCGCAATGAGCACAAAAAAGTATTCCTGGATTTTTATAGTCCCGACCTTGATTTTGAGGAAACACGTAAAATCCGTTTCCGTAAAAACCAATATTTCCAGAAAGCCTTTTTCCTGAATAGACGGACCCTCTTGTTTTACACCGCATATAAGAAGGAAGATCAGCAGTTGCTGCTGAAAGTAATGACGCTGAATAATGAACTGAAGGAGATAAAGAAGGAACAAACGGTGCTGACGATAGATACTCCCGATGCACGCAGAATGCCGCTGGCCATTCGCCTTTCTGATAATGGCGATGAATTCATTATTGCTTATGATCCCTGGGAAGCGATGGAGCGGGAAGAACTCCTTTTTTTTGCAGCCGATACGGGATTTTCCAGTATCCGGGGGGTGCCCGTAAATCTCCCGCCAAATGCTTCCTCATGGCTGCAGGAATGGCTGATCGCGAAGGACGGGATCTTCGCGATCGTACACTCCTACCCCGCCAGCGATCCTGACTACAGAAGCAAATGCACTTTATATTATCAGTCGCTCATTGACGGAACCCGGCAAAGTTATCCGCTGAATGATGATACGGCTTATGCCACGCAGGTGCTGCTTGCCCACGATCGTGTAAATAACGCTGTCGTCTTTGCAGGTTTTTTCTCTTCACGAACTTCAATGTTTGATGAAGGCAATTTATACGGAAGGCTGCAACTGGACAATGACAGTTTCTTCAGCCGTTATGAGTACTTTCCGCAAGATCTGCTGGACAAGGCGCTGGGAAAATTTTCCGGAGACCCCGGCTTGCTTTCCTTCTATCTGGAAGACATTGCCCTGAAATCGAATGGGGATGCCATCATATCAGCAGAGGAAGTGGACGTGAGCCGCAGGAGCGTGGACATGGTCGTGAGCCCGGTGCCACGCGGATATATTCGCTACTATTATTATCTCAATAATATTATCGCGCTTTCCATCAGCAACACTGGAAGACTCAGGCGATATGATGTAATTAAAAAGGAACAGGTAACGCTGAATGACGGAGCCTACTACAGCTCCTACCAAACCGTGGTGCTTCCTGAGCATATCAGGTTTTTGTTCAATGATATGACGCGCAAAAACCCGAATCTGATGAGCTACCGCTATGATGGTTCCGGCACGATGGACGGAGAGTTGATATTGAGCGGCAACGAATATACTGGCAGACTGGTCATCCGCGAAGCCAGGCAGGTTTCAGCCAATGCTATGCTGATCCCGGGATTCCATTTAAGACAAGGATACACGCTCGTCAGATTAACCTGGTGATGCAGCGGGCTTCCGTTAATTTTTCTTCCGCCTGTAGTCGCGAATATTCAGCACCACCGAGAGGATCATTGCCAAGGCAAAAGAGCCTCCGGTAAGTATATCTGCGAACGATGAACTTACCTCAACTTTTAGCAAAGTCTCCATCAGGTATTCTGTGTAGGATGACGGCAGGCCTGTAATGCCGATTTTGCGCATTATGCTCCAGTGCCAGTCAGTGCTCACGCAATAACCAATGCCATAAAAAAGTCCGAGTACGAACCATGAAAATGCAGTGAGCAGCAGCAAGATAAGATTGGCCACGCGCGTTTTTTTCCAAATCCAGCCAAAGAGATTGAAGATGATAATGGCGGAATGAAAGACCAGGAAAAAATAATGGAGAAAGTGATATAACAATTGATCGGGCATCATTTCCAGGTTTTACTGCAAGAAAGGAACGCGCTAAATACGTGCAGATTCTGATGGCCGGAGAATATCAGTTAATCCATGTGTTGACCCGTAATCTTCCAGATCTCCTCTGCAATTGTCTGGGTGGATTGTTCCCCATCCACTACATGTATATTCTCATCCTCCCCCCAATCCTTAAATACTTTCAGATACGCCTTATGCGTGTCCGTGATCTTTTTCAGGTTCTCATAGATCTCCTTATCAGCCCGGCCTTTATTGATCCTGCTAATGCAAACGTTGGGATCAACATTCAGATAAAAAATCAAATCCGGTTTCAGATACGTTTTGCACAAACTGTTGCAGAGTACAATCCAATCTATAGGAACATATTCACTTTGAAAGGCATAACTTGAGAAATAATACCGGCTGCAAATAATGTTAAAACCCTCATCCAGGCGCTTCTTCATACCGTTCAAAGAATTGGTGATATGGTCGAGCCGGTCAGCCAGGAAAAGCGCAGCAGTGGTGGAGGGGTCAGCCACAATTCTGCCCGTCATGATATTCTTGAGGAGGATCCCGACAGGCCCATCAGTTGGCTCGTGCGTCTCCAGCACCTGGCGGTTTACCTTCCGGAAGTTCGACTTCAGCAGTTCGATCTGAGTGCTTTTCCCGCTTCCATCCACACCTTCAATTACGATAAAAAGAGGCTTCTTTGACATTTGGCAAACTTAACCATCAATCCCGGTTTTAGTTAAATAAATTATGCTGCACAGGATCTCCTCAGTCCTGAATGCTCTTTCTTGATCAGTCTAAATGACAGTTGTGGATAAATTGCTATAGTGTAGGCCAAAACAAATATTACCCTAGTTTTTATAAATGCCGATATCTAAGGTAATATCTCGATCAAAATACACCGTAAGATTATCTCCATGTACTATATCTAACTCATAAACATCCAGCCAATAGACCGTGGCAAAGCTTACGAAGTAAAGTCCTTCTTTGTCGTGAAACTTGTATTTCCTGCTCATGAATCTTAATTTTGCTAAAGGTAATTTAATCAAGTGAAACAATCAGGCAGGACACCAAAAAACGATCAGGACTCGCGCTAGCGTGGGGCACTGAAACAATAAAAGAATCCCGTCCTAATCAAAGGAATTATGACCATGCGGTACCTAAAGCTAGGAACGGAAATAATTCCAGTTCAAATTCAAACAATTCCTGTAGGACCTGTAACTTACAAAATAGTACTATGACAGCAGAGGAATTTGTTAATTCTTTATTACCGGAATCTTTGAGATCATCCGGGGGACAATCAACCGGACAATAATTTAAAATGAATAATGTAGATAAAAATTTGTGTAAGGTGTATTTTTACTTACCTGTTCATTGGCATAGTGGAGCAAGCGAGAGTGTTTGGGCGGAAAAATTAGGTGAAAAAAATACGTTTAAAATAAGAAATGTTCCTTTTTATATTAGAGGTATCGGATTAGATGATGTTGTTGCGACTGTTAAGGAAAATGAA is a genomic window containing:
- a CDS encoding porin family protein, which gives rise to MKKIALLLLMMNSYTFANAQQGLHIGAEGAGKLRFIMNQNTYGDPEYEYAPTVGYTAGFVLGYNFVDFFGFQIEANYSLQGQSYEEVKDNLSVTRDVELRYFEFPVMLKYTAPEASTRFFAMGGVQFSSLHKARIDYFSGSEDRSTPNAKPRFENTDVALVLGTGVDFDLFLNLYATIGLRFTYGFVDINDGEWRIPNLSGNYNSSRNGSAGVKAGIHYQF
- a CDS encoding DUF2784 family protein codes for the protein MMPDQLLYHFLHYFFLVFHSAIIIFNLFGWIWKKTRVANLILLLLTAFSWFVLGLFYGIGYCVSTDWHWSIMRKIGITGLPSSYTEYLMETLLKVEVSSSFADILTGGSFALAMILSVVLNIRDYRRKKN
- the tmk gene encoding dTMP kinase, which produces MSKKPLFIVIEGVDGSGKSTQIELLKSNFRKVNRQVLETHEPTDGPVGILLKNIMTGRIVADPSTTAALFLADRLDHITNSLNGMKKRLDEGFNIICSRYYFSSYAFQSEYVPIDWIVLCNSLCKTYLKPDLIFYLNVDPNVCISRINKGRADKEIYENLKKITDTHKAYLKVFKDWGEDENIHVVDGEQSTQTIAEEIWKITGQHMD